In Mytilus trossulus isolate FHL-02 chromosome 6, PNRI_Mtr1.1.1.hap1, whole genome shotgun sequence, a single window of DNA contains:
- the LOC134723064 gene encoding toll-like receptor 10, with product MKTYFTFLNIYPLLRLGLAFNIFNATTERNDDLVVKHQQMNNSIDTLTIFSDVMNEFESLQNWSRLCNISQSSHTDFNIVCIINGESSIKLTEFRNFTYRVSSHIRFDLSVTCEDGIIYFPWPFRAEKLHRVYIKDCIIKVYKSDSKNPLIGRIPDTIKYLQMDNVTTILRMKEVYDSLSKAKSPISRATECGPENAFAIIRRGTKVEFEDFYNYHLYDINALAQSTHYFSIQKRTCLYKNLEVFELSGRNDITRSTISKIVHTDIAQNLKILNFSGDGMSDIVYKLQGWRLRFPVMEYLDFSNNHIKVIPKIRDYGMTVKKTKSVGIIDIRRNEITSLTKGMIDSFSTHEFVKVDISENPFLCDCGIIEVIEYLSSKTMPKAYDYLDSLECANPSNVRGRKLISLTPTELNCNKDTVVNFPVVVLIIITISLVIITLFTLIYFRNKIKVNLCSRLNKNVAT from the coding sequence atgaaaacgtatttcACATTTCTCAATATTTATCCCTTGCTTAGACTTGGACTTGCATTTAACATCTTTAATGCTACAACTGAAAGGAATGATGATTTGGTTGTAAAACATCAGCAGATGAATAATTCCATAGATACATTAACCATTTTTTCTGATGTGATGAATGAGTTTGAAAGCCTTCAGAACTGGAGTAGGCTATGTAATATATCACAAAGTAGTCACACTGACTTTAACATTGTATGTATCATTAATGGTGAGTCCAGTATAAAGTTAACAGAATTTAGAAATTTTACATATCGAGTATCGTCACATATTAGATTTGACTTATCCGTCACTTGTGAAGATGGTATAATATACTTTCCTTGGCCGTTCAGAGCAGAAAAACTACATAGAGTTTATATCAAAGACTGCATAATTAAGGTTTACAAGTCCGATTCCAAAAATCCATTGATAGGCCGCATTCCAGACACAATCAAATATCTACAAATGGATAATGTAACAACTATCTTACGAATGAAAGAAGTATACGACTCACTGTCTAAAGCTAAATCCCCTATATCAAGAGCTACAGAATGTGGACCAGAGAACGCTTTTGCTATAATTCGGAGAGGAACAAAGGTggaatttgaagatttttataacTATCATTTGTATGACATCAATGCATTGGCACAATCAACTCATTACTTCAGCATTCAGAAGAGAACTTGTTTGTACAAAAACCTTGAGGTTTTTGAATTAAGCGGAAGGAACGATATTACTAGATCTACTATTAGTAAAATAGTTCATACAGACATTGCACAAAATCTCAAAATCTTAAACTTTTCTGGAGACGGTATGtctgacattgtttataaactACAAGGCTGGCGACTAAGATTCCCAGTGATGGAATATTTAGACTTTTCCAATAATCACATCAAAGTGATTCCAAAGATACGAGATTACGGAATGACcgttaaaaagacaaaatcagttGGAATTATAGATATAAGGCGTAATGAGATAACTTCATTAACAAAAGGTATGATTGACTCGTTTTCGACTCACGAATTTGTTAAAGTCGATATCAGTGAAAATCCGTTCTTATGTGACTGTGGAATAATTGAAGTTATTGAATATCTATCGTCAAAGACTATGCCAAAAGCTTATGATTACCTTGATTCGCTAGAGTGTGCAAATCCCTCAAACGTCCGTGGACGTAAGCTTATAAGTCTGACTCCTACAGAATTAAATTGTAACAAGGATACAGTCGTAAACTTTCCAGTAGTTGTTTTGATCATCATAACAATATCATTGGTCATCATAACTTTGTTCACATTAATCTATTTCAGAAATAAGATCAAGGTAAATTTATGTTCTAGACTAAATAAAAACGTGGCAACGTAA
- the LOC134723065 gene encoding toll-like receptor 10 → MKTYFTFLNIYPLLRLGLAFNIFNATTERNDDLVVKQQQMNNSIDTFTNFSDVMDQFESLQNWSRLCNISQTAHTDFNIVCIIKGESSIKLTEFRNFTYRVSSHIRFDLSVTCEDGILYFPWPFRAEKLHRVYIKDCIIKDYKSDSKNQLIDHISDTIKYLQMDNVTTSLRMKEVYESLSKANSPITRAAECGPENAFAIIRRGTKVEFEDFHNSYLYDINALEQSSHYFSIQKRTCLYKNLEVFELSGRNDITRSTISKIVHTDIAQNLKILNFSRNGMSDIVYKLQGWRLRFPDMEYLDFSNNHIKVIPRIRDYGMTVKKTKSVGIIDIRRNEITSLTKGMIDSFSTHEFVKVDISENPFLCDCGIIEVIEYLSSKTMLKAYDYLDSLGCANPSNVRGRKLISLTPTELNCNKDTVVNFPVVVLIIITISLVIITLFTLIYFRNKIKVNLCSRLNKNVAT, encoded by the coding sequence atgaaaacgtatttcACATTTCTTAATATTTATCCCTTGCTTAGACTTGGACTTGCATTTAACATCTTTAATGCTACAACTGAAAGGAATGATGATTTGGTTGTAAAACAACAGCAGATGAATAATTCCATAGATAcatttaccaatttttctgATGTAATGGATCAGTTTGAAAGCCTTCAGAACTGGAGTAGGCTATGTAATATATCACAGACTGCTCACACTGACTTTAACATTGTATGTATCATTAAAGGTGAGTCTAGTATAAAGTTAACAGAATTTAGAAATTTTACATATCGAGTATCGTCACATATTAGATTTGACTTATCCGTCACTTGTGAAGATGGTATACTATACTTTCCTTGGCCGTTCAGAGCAGAAAAACTACATAGAGTTTATATCAAAGACTGCATAATTAAGGATTACAAGTCCGATTCCAAAAATCAGTTGATAGACCACATTTCCGACACAATCAAATATCTACAAATGGATAACGTAACAACTAGCTTACGAATGAAAGAAGTATACGAATCACTGTCAAAAGCTAACTCCCCTATAACAAGAGCTGCAGAATGTGGACCGGAGAACGCTTTTGCTATAATTCGGAGAGGAACAAAGGTGGAATTTGAAGATTTTCATAACAGTTATTTGTATGACATCAATGCATTGGAACAATCAAGTCATTACTTCAGCATTCAGAAGAGAACTTGTTTGTACAAAAACCTTGAGGTTTTTGAATTAAGCGGAAGGAACGATATTACTAGATCTACTATTAGTAAAATAGTTCATACAGACATTGCACAAAATCTCAAAATCTTAAACTTTTCTCGAAACGGTATGtctgacattgtttataaactACAAGGCTGGCGACTGCGATTCCCAGATATGGAATATTTAGACTTTTCCAATAATCACATCAAAGTTATTCCAAGGATACGAGATTACGGAATGACcgttaaaaagacaaaatcagtcGGAATTATAGATATAAGGCGTAATGAGATAACTTCATTAACAAAAGGTATGATTGACTCGTTTTCGACTCACGAATTTGTTAAAGTCGATATCAGTGAAAATCCGTTCTTATGTGACTGTGGAATAATTGAAGTTATTGAATATCTATCGTCAAAGACTATGCTAAAAGCTTATGATTACCTTGATTCGCTAGGGTGTGCAAATCCCTCAAACGTCCGTGGACGTAAGCTTATAAGTCTGACTCCTACAGAATTAAATTGTAACAAGGATACAGTCGTAAACTTTCCAGTAGTTGTTTTGATCATCATAACAATATCATTGGTCATCATAACTTTGTTCACATTAATCTATTTCAGAAATAAGATTAAGGTAAATTTATGTTCTAGACTAAATAAAAACGTGGCAACGTAA
- the LOC134723817 gene encoding angiopoietin-4-like, with translation MMEKAFSLLLIFFLYLSTLNFVRTIPLNNSDDAMVEMPLFTNNLKAPLVADLDVSALNKQLKHYINTAISKTFTGKVNDIVEHSQDELKDTMLTAYKERLQESKDIYEEDLTHLVDGFQSRLESLFSDFRKNVTDLIDNLEEWKKDYSQSFSAKYRHIILPRDCTDIKESNTKSGVYTIYIDNVNGKQVYCDMDVDGGGWIVIQRRSERKVNFERTWNEYENGFGDVTGEHWLGNKYIHFLTNSGNCELRVKMKTPNGQDIYAVYKVFKLGDAASKYQLTVNGYSGTAGDALQRQSSGKFSAIDRDNSGNNYAISNGPWWYIKGSNTWLNDDQRENFWGKNIGRKTTMMIRRL, from the exons ATGATGGAAAAGGCTTTCTCGTTATtgctgattttctttttatatttatcgaCACTTAATTTTGTTCGGACAATACCATTAAATAATTCTGATGACGCTATGGTGGAAatgcctttatttacaaataacttGAAAGCACCGTTAGTGGCAGATCTCGATGTTTCTGCTTTAAACAAACAACTTAAGCATTATATAAATACAGCGATTTCTAAGACATTTACTGGTAAAGTAAATGACATTGTTGAACATAGCCAAGATGAACTAAAAGACACAATGCTGACCGCCTACAAGGAAAGGTTACAGGaatcaaaagatatatatgAGGAAGATTTAACTCATTTGGTTGATGGATTTCAATCTCGCTTAGAATCTCTGTTCAGTGATTTCAGGAAAAATGTTACAGATTTGATAGATAATTTAGAAGAATGGAAGAAAGACTATTCTCAATCATTTTCAG CGAAATACAGACATATCATTTTACCAAGAGACTGTACTGACATAAAAGAAAGTAATACGAAGAGTGgtgtttatacaatatatatagataatgttAATGGTAAACAAGTCTATTGTGACATGGACGTGGATGGCGGTGGATGGATCGTAA TCCAAAGACGCTCAGAACGCAAGGTAAATTTTGAAAGAACTTGGAATGAATATGAAAATGGTTTCGGGGATGTCACCGGAGAACATTGGCTTG gtaataaatatattcattttcttacAAATTCCGGAAACTGTGAACTGCGAGTGAAAATGAAAACACCAAATGGCCAAGACATCTATGCTGTATACAAGGTTTTTAAACTAGGTGATGCTGCATCCAAGTACCAGCTTACAGTCAATGGTTACAGTGGAACAGCAG gTGACGCTTTACAACGACAATCTTCTGGTAAATTCTCAGCAATAGATCGCGACAACAGTGGTAATAATTATGCAATATCCAACGGACCATGGTGGTACATAAAAGGTTCCAATACATGGTTAAACGATGACCAAAGAGAGAATTTCTGGGGGAAAAATATTGGTCGGAAGACAACCATGATGATCAGACGCCTTTAG